A window of Candidatus Dojkabacteria bacterium contains these coding sequences:
- a CDS encoding excisionase family DNA-binding protein, with the protein MINSDKLLTIKEAALYLKVHWQTIRNYIKNGDITAIKFGHNVRIHQSELDRFVANQEPVSEEITIELRYKCTDLITIENILIKIGSKLLYNGELTDHWYVPNDINDSTHTSIWFETGKGQGVRIREQRIGYKDSIITTLGVKRLAEPYKKETTLEKEIAVDDYENTHSLLTLMSFKEFVTIVKTRKLYSYEQFEITIDMIRDFESGLEVKTTSVISGLEAKDRIRKFINRSGLDKYLEETEMSVSSLAMRNFAKY; encoded by the coding sequence ATGATAAATAGTGATAAGCTCCTCACAATTAAGGAGGCCGCTCTGTACCTTAAGGTTCACTGGCAGACTATACGCAATTATATAAAGAATGGCGACATAACAGCTATAAAGTTTGGACATAACGTTAGAATCCACCAGTCAGAGCTTGATAGATTTGTAGCAAATCAAGAACCAGTAAGCGAAGAGATTACAATTGAGCTACGTTATAAATGTACTGACCTCATAACCATTGAAAACATATTAATTAAGATAGGGTCAAAACTACTCTACAATGGTGAGTTAACAGATCACTGGTATGTGCCAAATGATATAAACGATAGTACTCATACGAGTATCTGGTTTGAGACCGGCAAAGGACAGGGAGTAAGGATACGTGAGCAACGGATTGGTTATAAGGACAGCATTATTACGACTCTCGGTGTGAAACGACTTGCAGAGCCATATAAAAAGGAAACCACTCTAGAAAAAGAGATTGCTGTTGACGATTATGAGAATACTCATAGCCTTCTAACCCTTATGAGCTTTAAGGAGTTCGTAACAATAGTGAAGACCCGAAAACTGTACAGCTACGAACAATTTGAGATTACTATCGATATGATCAGGGATTTTGAAAGTGGGTTGGAAGTTAAAACAACCTCTGTAATCTCTGGGTTGGAGGCTAAGGATAGGATTCGTAAATTTATCAACAGAAGCGGACTAGACAAGTATCTCGAAGAGACGGAGATGAGTGTCTCATCTTTAGCGATGCGAAATTTCGCCAAATATTAG
- a CDS encoding DEAD/DEAH box helicase: protein MNYESRDSQRGNYRGRRDGGQRRSGSNRGGYSQGGYGQNGYSQGRRSGYGGRSRYGGGRRGRGRFKGAPISHDRYVSKAVITETKPYVSDITFDTYNFHPSLHSNIKSKGYSRPTEVQEKTINEIMAGRNVLGISSTGSGKTAAFLIPSVNKMLADRNQKLLVIAPTRELAMQIESEAFSLVRNTQLRTSRVIGGESIGRQASYLRRRPEIVIGTPGRLKDMHDRKALYLNEFNNIVLDEVDRMLDMGFVDDIQFLISQISQERQALFFSATIDQRVESIASGLASDFVSIKLSENQTAQNVAQDIVKVTSYQDKIEKLHDMLNREDVNKTLIFVETKREVDKVERQLRDRGFAVAGIHGDKSQSKRKRIIQDYRNNAVKILLATNVVARGLDVKDITHVINFDEPESYDEYIHRIGRTGRNGRSGQAYTFVY, encoded by the coding sequence ATGAACTACGAAAGTAGAGACTCTCAGCGCGGTAATTACCGTGGCAGACGAGATGGAGGCCAGCGCAGATCTGGTTCCAACCGTGGTGGGTATAGCCAAGGTGGCTATGGCCAAAACGGCTACAGCCAGGGTCGCAGAAGCGGCTACGGTGGAAGATCCCGATATGGTGGTGGTCGACGTGGACGTGGCAGGTTTAAGGGAGCCCCAATAAGCCATGACCGATATGTGTCAAAAGCTGTAATCACAGAGACAAAGCCGTATGTAAGCGATATTACATTTGATACTTACAATTTCCATCCATCCCTTCACTCAAATATTAAGAGCAAGGGCTACAGTCGACCGACAGAAGTCCAGGAGAAGACCATCAATGAGATTATGGCCGGTCGAAACGTGCTTGGAATCTCATCCACAGGCTCGGGCAAGACCGCTGCCTTCTTGATCCCATCTGTTAACAAGATGCTGGCAGACAGAAATCAGAAGCTGTTGGTAATTGCTCCTACGAGAGAGCTTGCAATGCAGATCGAGAGTGAGGCATTTTCACTGGTAAGAAATACACAGTTGAGAACTTCACGCGTTATTGGTGGAGAGAGCATCGGCCGTCAGGCCAGCTACTTGAGGCGAAGACCGGAGATCGTGATCGGTACACCGGGACGATTGAAAGATATGCATGACCGCAAGGCTCTTTACCTCAATGAATTTAACAACATCGTGTTAGATGAGGTAGATCGAATGCTCGATATGGGCTTCGTAGATGATATTCAGTTCTTGATCTCACAGATCTCGCAGGAGCGACAGGCACTGTTCTTCTCAGCGACAATCGACCAGCGAGTTGAGTCTATAGCCTCAGGACTTGCATCAGACTTTGTGAGCATCAAATTGAGCGAGAACCAGACAGCGCAAAATGTCGCGCAGGATATCGTAAAAGTGACCTCATATCAGGATAAGATTGAGAAGCTGCACGATATGCTCAACCGCGAGGATGTGAATAAGACGCTTATATTTGTCGAAACAAAGCGCGAAGTTGATAAGGTGGAGCGACAGCTCCGTGATCGAGGCTTCGCAGTCGCCGGTATCCATGGTGATAAATCACAGAGTAAAAGAAAGCGAATTATTCAAGACTATCGCAACAACGCGGTCAAGATCTTGCTCGCTACCAATGTGGTCGCTCGAGGATTGGATGTGAAAGATATCACCCATGTGATCAATTTCGATGAGCCGGAGAGCTACGACGAGTATATTCATAGAATTGGGCGTACTGGCCGAAACGGTAGGAGCGGTCAGGCGTATACCTTTGTATACTAG
- a CDS encoding ABC transporter ATP-binding protein produces MSIFWKHKLDKVERIEDITSLPKYSHTFFFRYIGPFKTSFLVLSFVAVITALSSFYATYLLSDLFSNIENIDVHVLITHYLLFYFFAKSLSEVAGYFIRKYSEAFPQMFSDYARIRIYRSILDSNFHKMMGYSNEKLMQMINKYLSGVSHFLNQWVWGIPFLLTNFIIVVIILAQQGPWILALNLLYFTFFIAYSFRISAKFSTLANAHSEQSIASDTRITEMILQLTSIRRMLIPDYMITASRLETSLKWDRLKDVRDFHAKRWLIQLNLFNFLFIATLFTGIYQVISGELEIGFVLLINWAYSQLWGIVVFIIEYYASIVEQRVNAKIVNRELAEILSFPDADKKLPFPEEWNSIQFSNVTTKFKLSDGNLLNISIPNFELKRGEKVGVVGKSGSGKSTLINLLLGLLDYDGEISIDGSPINLHRVTRGDLCLVSNDDHIFNTSFRENILLGEKEDPFDLDRALKISESYDFIKDLDEVIGTQRVGLSTGQKQRLRLARGIYRNARIYLLDESFNGIDEKNKSEIRHSLNEFLADKTAILITHNKDELEIVDTIYTFEDGVLVKQ; encoded by the coding sequence TTGAGCATATTTTGGAAACATAAGCTAGATAAAGTCGAGAGGATAGAAGATATAACCTCACTACCCAAGTACTCTCACACTTTTTTCTTTAGATATATAGGGCCTTTCAAGACTTCATTCCTAGTACTAAGTTTCGTAGCGGTAATTACTGCTCTGTCTAGTTTCTACGCTACATATTTGTTGAGCGACCTATTTTCAAACATAGAGAACATCGATGTGCATGTTTTAATCACTCACTATTTGCTATTCTATTTTTTTGCCAAATCTCTCAGCGAGGTTGCTGGATATTTCATACGGAAATACTCAGAGGCTTTTCCACAGATGTTCTCAGATTACGCGAGAATCCGAATCTACAGGAGCATACTCGATTCGAATTTCCATAAGATGATGGGCTACTCAAACGAGAAGCTCATGCAGATGATAAATAAGTACCTGTCAGGAGTGTCCCATTTCCTCAACCAGTGGGTGTGGGGAATACCTTTTCTGCTAACAAACTTCATAATCGTTGTAATTATCTTGGCACAGCAAGGCCCATGGATACTTGCATTGAATCTACTGTATTTTACATTTTTTATTGCATATTCATTCCGCATTTCAGCAAAATTTAGCACACTTGCAAATGCGCACTCGGAGCAAAGCATAGCTTCTGACACCCGCATAACGGAAATGATTCTGCAGCTGACAAGCATCAGACGGATGCTTATACCAGATTACATGATAACTGCGAGTCGCCTTGAGACCTCACTAAAATGGGACCGGTTAAAAGATGTAAGAGATTTCCACGCCAAAAGGTGGCTAATTCAGCTCAACCTCTTTAATTTTCTGTTTATAGCCACACTTTTCACGGGTATCTACCAGGTAATTTCTGGCGAGCTCGAGATAGGTTTCGTGCTACTCATTAATTGGGCATATTCGCAGCTTTGGGGGATAGTTGTATTTATTATTGAGTATTATGCATCAATCGTTGAACAGCGGGTGAACGCAAAAATTGTAAATCGTGAGCTAGCTGAGATACTTTCATTCCCTGACGCAGACAAGAAGCTTCCATTTCCTGAAGAGTGGAATAGCATCCAGTTCAGCAATGTGACCACGAAGTTTAAGCTGTCGGATGGGAATTTGCTAAACATAAGTATCCCGAATTTTGAGCTAAAACGAGGAGAGAAAGTTGGTGTCGTCGGTAAAAGCGGATCAGGGAAAAGTACCCTCATCAACCTACTACTCGGCCTGCTTGATTATGACGGTGAGATAAGTATTGATGGATCACCCATAAACCTACACAGGGTAACAAGAGGTGACCTCTGCCTAGTTTCAAATGACGACCATATCTTCAATACAAGTTTTAGAGAGAACATTCTTCTTGGTGAGAAGGAAGACCCTTTCGATCTCGACAGGGCACTCAAAATCTCAGAGTCATACGATTTTATCAAGGACTTGGATGAAGTTATTGGAACTCAACGAGTAGGACTGTCAACTGGACAGAAACAAAGGCTTAGACTAGCAAGAGGTATATACCGAAACGCTAGGATATACCTCTTAGATGAATCTTTTAACGGGATCGACGAAAAGAATAAATCCGAGATCAGACACTCCCTAAATGAATTTTTAGCCGATAAAACCGCCATTCTTATCACTCACAACAAAGATGAGCTTGAGATCGTCGACACGATTTACACTTTTGAAGACGGAGTCTTGGTTAAGCAGTAA
- a CDS encoding NUDIX domain-containing protein, which translates to MENINIKLHDFQKQILGKLSHVVDARFNDLLIEGLESEHMNYHLKKLIDLGMVEKSQNKYRLTDKGKDCSNMMDDNVEFIERQPKTSVLLRILRKNDEGVVEQLVCRRLRQPYYGKVGRLTGKVRFGEELEEAARRELYEETGLLAKAVILENVYHKLRHNVEGEYLQDNLFYRFLIKDTYGNLITKTPHQENFWINVESFDPKEYDMFDDFELMNNYEPDILSFSEINTLAQDY; encoded by the coding sequence ATGGAGAACATCAATATAAAACTTCACGATTTCCAGAAGCAAATTCTTGGCAAGCTAAGCCATGTAGTCGACGCGCGCTTTAACGACCTTCTGATCGAGGGTCTAGAAAGTGAGCATATGAACTACCACCTGAAGAAGCTGATTGACCTCGGAATGGTTGAGAAATCGCAAAATAAATATCGGCTTACTGATAAGGGTAAAGATTGCTCCAACATGATGGACGACAATGTCGAGTTTATCGAACGTCAGCCGAAGACCTCTGTGCTGCTAAGAATCCTGCGCAAAAATGATGAAGGGGTTGTTGAGCAATTGGTGTGTCGTAGATTGAGGCAGCCATACTATGGCAAAGTCGGTCGACTAACCGGCAAAGTACGGTTTGGTGAGGAGTTAGAAGAGGCTGCGCGTCGAGAGCTGTACGAAGAAACCGGCCTGCTTGCAAAGGCAGTGATCTTAGAAAATGTTTATCACAAGCTACGCCACAATGTGGAGGGTGAGTATCTGCAGGATAATCTTTTCTACAGATTTCTGATTAAGGATACTTATGGTAATTTGATTACAAAGACCCCACATCAAGAGAATTTCTGGATAAATGTCGAGTCATTCGACCCAAAAGAATACGACATGTTTGATGATTTTGAGTTAATGAACAACTACGAGCCTGACATCCTCTCATTCTCGGAAATAAATACTCTGGCTCAAGATTATTAA
- the pflB gene encoding formate C-acetyltransferase — protein MGQFKQGRWTSHIDVRDFVQKNYTPYEGDSSFLARQTVRTEAIWSKVLELINLERQKGILDLDVNTPSTITSHQAGYIDRDQELIVGLQTDAPLKRSIKPNGGIRLVEQAAEAYGYKIPEEVSKIYYKYRKTHNDGVFDAYSPEIKLLRSKHIITGLPDNYGRGRIIGDYRRVPLYGTARLIEERESELNRDVERMDEDTIRRREELSDQVTALHEMEEMAKMYGFDISRAAEDSKEAIQWLYFAYLAAVKQQDGAAMSLGRIDAFLDIYIDRDLAEGKYNESQIQEMIDDFVIKLRIVKHLRPPEYNALFAGDPTWVTMVLGGTGIDGRNMVTKSSFRFLHTLTNLGPAPEPNLTVLWGDKLPRNWKNYCAAQSIACSSIQYENDDLMKPYYGDDYGIACCVSGMTIGKDMQFFGARANLAKLLLLTINGGKEEPKTHNKEKIEPGGDIVISGMKPLNQQEYLQFDEVYPRFMELLDWLAQRYVAAMNVIHYMHDKYHYESAEMALHDMDIRRFMAFGVAGLSVVVDSLSAIKYAKVRPVWNDRGVAEMYLIEGEFPAFGNDDDRVDTLAVEIVEEFIKCLRKYEVYRDSVHTLSVLTITSNVVYGEATGATPDGRQSGVPFAPGANPMHGRDKNGAIASLNSVAKIPYAACQDGVSNTFSIVPSSLGKDSDERISNLVQMMDGYFVGNNGHHLNVNVFDRETLLDAQQHPEKYPQLTIRVSGYAVNFNNLSKIQQDEVIARTFHSSMD, from the coding sequence ATGGGGCAATTCAAACAGGGTAGGTGGACGAGCCACATAGATGTACGCGACTTCGTCCAGAAAAATTACACACCTTATGAAGGGGATTCGTCATTCTTAGCGCGACAAACAGTCCGAACAGAAGCGATCTGGTCAAAAGTGCTGGAGCTTATCAACCTCGAGAGGCAGAAGGGAATATTAGACCTCGATGTAAACACCCCATCAACTATTACAAGCCACCAGGCAGGCTATATCGACCGCGATCAAGAGCTTATCGTAGGATTGCAAACAGATGCTCCACTTAAGAGATCTATTAAGCCGAATGGCGGTATTCGGCTGGTTGAGCAGGCAGCAGAAGCATATGGGTACAAAATCCCTGAAGAAGTTTCAAAGATTTATTATAAGTATCGGAAAACACATAATGATGGGGTCTTTGATGCTTATTCTCCCGAGATTAAGCTATTGCGGAGCAAGCATATAATCACTGGATTGCCCGATAATTATGGACGGGGAAGGATCATCGGTGATTACAGGCGAGTTCCGCTGTACGGTACGGCCAGGCTGATCGAAGAGCGAGAAAGTGAGTTGAATAGGGATGTCGAGAGGATGGATGAAGACACGATCAGGAGACGAGAAGAGCTTTCAGATCAGGTCACCGCACTTCATGAAATGGAAGAGATGGCGAAAATGTACGGCTTCGACATTAGCAGAGCTGCAGAAGATAGCAAAGAGGCAATACAGTGGCTCTATTTTGCATACCTTGCTGCTGTAAAACAGCAGGATGGTGCTGCGATGTCGCTGGGCAGGATAGATGCCTTTTTGGATATATATATTGATAGAGATCTCGCTGAAGGCAAATATAATGAGTCGCAAATTCAGGAGATGATCGACGATTTCGTAATTAAGCTGAGGATTGTAAAGCATCTCCGCCCACCAGAATACAATGCCCTATTTGCTGGTGATCCGACATGGGTAACAATGGTGCTTGGCGGCACAGGCATTGATGGAAGAAATATGGTGACCAAGAGCTCTTTTAGATTCCTCCATACCTTGACCAACCTCGGTCCCGCCCCTGAGCCAAACCTCACTGTACTATGGGGCGATAAGCTTCCAAGAAATTGGAAAAACTACTGCGCAGCGCAATCAATAGCTTGCAGCTCAATCCAGTATGAGAATGATGATTTAATGAAGCCATACTATGGAGATGATTATGGGATTGCTTGTTGTGTGTCAGGCATGACGATTGGTAAAGATATGCAATTTTTTGGTGCTAGAGCCAACCTGGCCAAGCTTCTTCTGCTGACAATTAATGGTGGTAAAGAGGAACCAAAGACTCACAATAAGGAAAAGATTGAGCCGGGCGGCGATATAGTGATCTCGGGTATGAAGCCGTTAAATCAGCAGGAGTATCTACAGTTTGATGAAGTGTATCCACGATTTATGGAGCTGCTTGATTGGCTCGCGCAAAGATATGTCGCTGCAATGAATGTAATACATTACATGCACGACAAATATCATTATGAATCGGCTGAAATGGCCCTGCACGACATGGATATAAGGCGGTTTATGGCTTTCGGTGTGGCAGGTCTCTCAGTCGTAGTTGATTCATTAAGCGCAATAAAATATGCGAAAGTTCGTCCAGTATGGAATGATAGAGGAGTAGCCGAGATGTACCTAATCGAGGGGGAATTTCCTGCATTTGGAAATGATGATGATCGGGTCGATACTTTAGCAGTAGAAATAGTAGAAGAATTTATCAAATGTCTCCGGAAATATGAGGTTTACCGTGATTCGGTTCATACATTGTCCGTGTTAACAATTACATCAAATGTTGTATATGGTGAGGCGACAGGCGCTACACCAGATGGTAGGCAGTCGGGGGTCCCATTCGCTCCAGGAGCAAACCCAATGCATGGCCGGGATAAGAACGGTGCGATAGCATCATTGAACTCTGTAGCGAAAATCCCATATGCTGCCTGCCAGGACGGGGTCTCAAATACTTTTTCAATCGTGCCTTCATCCCTAGGCAAAGATAGCGATGAACGAATCTCAAATCTGGTACAGATGATGGACGGATACTTCGTGGGAAATAATGGCCACCATCTAAATGTAAATGTCTTTGACAGAGAGACACTGTTGGACGCCCAGCAGCATCCTGAAAAGTATCCACAGTTGACGATTCGGGTGAGTGGCTACGCTGTAAATTTCAACAACCTCAGCAAGATACAGCAGGATGAGGTAATTGCGAGGACATTCCACAGCAGCATGGATTAG
- a CDS encoding radical SAM protein codes for MKGVLHSIQSMGTLDGPGLRTVVFLQGCSLRCKFCHSIDTTLTDRGEDVTVEELYEQVMKYKDYWGGSKSDGIRGGVTISGGDPLGQPLFLQELVKKFHEANVHVTVETSLYAGERAVEALVPYIDLWMVSLKHMDDEQHMQLTGKSSRVIHENLRTLDDAITNQNLGSGIRIRFVVIPGMTDDESHIKTLGGFVSRIKNLELLELLPYVSIGKYKWVELFGKYDLENTAEATTSDLEKVKAALQSYQLNIKI; via the coding sequence ATGAAAGGTGTACTTCACTCAATACAGAGTATGGGAACATTGGATGGCCCAGGGTTGAGGACAGTGGTTTTTCTGCAAGGCTGTTCGCTACGGTGCAAGTTTTGCCACAGTATTGATACGACACTAACCGACAGGGGCGAAGATGTTACGGTCGAAGAGCTGTATGAGCAAGTTATGAAGTATAAAGATTACTGGGGTGGATCGAAATCAGATGGTATTCGAGGAGGTGTAACAATAAGTGGAGGTGATCCATTAGGTCAGCCCTTATTTTTACAGGAGTTAGTGAAGAAATTCCATGAAGCTAACGTTCACGTTACGGTTGAGACATCCTTGTATGCTGGGGAACGAGCTGTTGAGGCTTTAGTCCCATATATTGATCTATGGATGGTAAGCCTGAAACATATGGATGACGAGCAACATATGCAATTAACAGGGAAAAGTAGCCGCGTAATTCATGAAAATTTAAGAACCCTTGATGATGCAATTACAAACCAGAATCTAGGCTCTGGGATTCGTATACGATTTGTAGTAATCCCAGGTATGACTGATGATGAGTCACATATCAAAACATTGGGAGGCTTTGTTAGTAGAATCAAAAATCTTGAATTACTCGAACTGTTGCCTTATGTATCGATAGGGAAGTATAAGTGGGTTGAGCTATTTGGCAAATATGATCTGGAAAATACCGCTGAAGCCACGACTTCTGACCTAGAGAAAGTTAAAGCCGCTCTGCAATCGTATCAGTTAAATATTAAAATTTAA
- a CDS encoding flavodoxin family protein has product MIKIIYASSTGNTEIVCEKVSELLDDADLDSGLFKAEEVHNDIFLQGRDFILATSTWNNGQLNDMYLELYEGLLQVDLTGKRFGFIGLGDMSYGEELFCKGIDLLKKRALQSGGTAIGETFKIDGEFTQEVSAKLEIWVKGLVNNLKSE; this is encoded by the coding sequence ATGATAAAAATTATCTACGCTTCATCGACAGGAAATACTGAAATAGTGTGCGAAAAAGTCAGCGAGTTGTTGGATGATGCTGACTTGGACAGTGGGCTTTTCAAGGCAGAAGAGGTTCACAATGATATATTTCTACAAGGACGGGATTTCATACTGGCCACATCTACTTGGAATAATGGTCAGCTAAATGATATGTATCTTGAGTTATACGAAGGGCTGCTTCAAGTTGATTTAACCGGGAAACGCTTTGGCTTCATCGGGCTTGGTGACATGAGCTATGGGGAAGAGTTATTCTGTAAGGGCATTGATCTGTTAAAGAAAAGGGCTTTGCAAAGCGGTGGTACGGCGATAGGTGAGACCTTCAAGATTGATGGTGAGTTTACCCAGGAGGTCTCGGCAAAGTTAGAAATTTGGGTTAAAGGCCTGGTGAATAATCTAAAGAGTGAGTAA
- a CDS encoding HIT domain-containing protein, with translation MPDCIFCKIAKNEIPSYRLYETDNFIVMLDAFPKAEGHTLIIPKEHYPQVWDVPAELYQEYMDIVRKTAISHKEKTGSQFSYSMIAGNQIAHAHIHVIPNIGKDFMEIIDTPAEKIDPEQAERLLVKLKISE, from the coding sequence ATGCCAGACTGCATATTCTGCAAAATCGCAAAAAACGAAATCCCATCCTACCGCCTATATGAGACCGACAACTTTATCGTCATGCTAGATGCATTCCCGAAGGCTGAGGGACACACACTGATCATCCCGAAGGAACATTACCCACAGGTATGGGATGTGCCGGCAGAGCTTTACCAGGAATATATGGATATCGTGCGCAAAACAGCCATCTCACACAAAGAGAAAACAGGATCACAGTTTAGCTATTCTATGATTGCAGGCAACCAGATTGCTCACGCTCACATTCATGTGATTCCCAATATCGGGAAAGACTTCATGGAGATAATAGATACCCCAGCTGAGAAGATTGACCCTGAGCAGGCAGAACGACTCTTGGTGAAGCTGAAAATCAGCGAGTAA
- a CDS encoding ZIP family metal transporter: MFQTILLATTIVSLPALFAGLIVSSKPLANKSSINYLISFSAGTLLGGALFHLLPEGVEMLDPTTFSLIFAITIIAILVLEKFIHWHHCGLAHDEEHMHEHREVSVTYLSLIGDIFHNFLDGLIIAGAFIANPALGVSTTIAVAVHEIPQEISDISIMIRGGFSRKKAIVANIIVALSAIAGGMIGWLYINSIDGLRGYLFPVAAGMFLYIALTDLLPEIRNENRPVRFGTYALLAALGLLLMWWLATLE, translated from the coding sequence ATGTTTCAAACCATCCTTCTCGCTACAACCATAGTTAGCCTGCCCGCACTATTTGCCGGGCTGATTGTCTCAAGCAAACCGCTTGCAAATAAGAGCAGCATCAACTACCTCATCTCTTTCTCGGCTGGCACGCTACTTGGAGGTGCACTCTTCCATCTACTACCAGAAGGGGTCGAGATGCTTGATCCAACTACATTCTCGCTAATATTCGCAATTACGATAATTGCCATACTGGTGCTTGAGAAATTCATACATTGGCACCACTGTGGGCTTGCGCATGACGAAGAGCATATGCATGAGCATCGGGAGGTTTCGGTCACATATCTCTCGCTTATTGGGGATATCTTCCACAATTTCTTAGACGGCTTGATTATTGCGGGTGCTTTTATTGCAAATCCGGCGCTAGGGGTGTCGACCACTATCGCAGTGGCTGTGCACGAAATTCCGCAAGAGATCTCTGACATATCGATAATGATTCGCGGTGGATTTTCAAGGAAGAAAGCGATTGTGGCAAATATCATTGTGGCACTCTCTGCGATCGCAGGAGGAATGATCGGATGGCTATATATCAATAGCATTGATGGCTTGAGAGGATATCTATTCCCAGTCGCTGCCGGGATGTTTCTCTATATCGCATTGACCGATCTACTCCCCGAGATTCGCAATGAGAATAGGCCAGTCAGGTTCGGCACTTATGCTTTACTGGCAGCTTTAGGGCTACTGCTAATGTGGTGGTTGGCAACATTAGAGTAA
- a CDS encoding sulfite exporter TauE/SafE family protein: MASKGKKNVAKTKKQSSRSKEQKYETCEYYVDGMHCAACELLIEKKILKKYENVGSVDASLADGVVRVSYQGTAPDPEKMSQLFKEDKYYFSTTPEDIIHEKKTFQFDKSGNLQIDSNALKRSVAIIAMAGGFLLLFFGIEEMLQSSGLLSTGIESLMEPGVDWTLSAYFVVLITGLIAGFSSCASLVGGLLLSMSKQWNALNNKSNDTKLRAIPYVMFNVGRLIAFPLFGALLGLLGSRFGLSLEMSSLLVLAVGVLMFALGGQMLGWKRFRGVSIRAPKFVTDRFVDESKFNGKVFPFLVGMMTIFLPCGFTALAMTAAVLSGDPLTGALVMLLFALGTLPALIGISVLSIYSDKSVRFGSYFTKVAGYVVVYFGLASINAQFKVLGVPSLSSVTDIYSLIEFGVFLTMFATLITLIIRNLGYVKRVDGAMAKIYRLMLAFIYLLLFVSFMVSYNLIMPWEYDFTKLS, translated from the coding sequence ATGGCAAGCAAAGGCAAGAAGAATGTAGCTAAGACAAAAAAGCAGAGCTCACGCAGCAAAGAACAGAAATACGAGACATGTGAGTACTATGTTGATGGGATGCACTGTGCTGCTTGCGAGCTGTTGATTGAAAAGAAGATATTAAAAAAATATGAAAATGTGGGCTCGGTCGATGCGTCGTTGGCTGATGGAGTGGTAAGAGTTAGCTATCAAGGCACGGCTCCAGATCCTGAGAAAATGAGCCAGCTCTTTAAAGAAGATAAATATTACTTCAGTACTACTCCTGAGGATATTATCCATGAGAAGAAGACATTCCAGTTTGATAAGTCTGGAAACCTTCAGATTGATTCAAATGCATTGAAAAGAAGCGTGGCGATTATCGCTATGGCCGGTGGCTTTTTACTTCTCTTTTTCGGCATTGAGGAGATGCTGCAAAGCAGCGGACTCCTTAGTACAGGGATAGAGTCATTGATGGAGCCTGGAGTCGATTGGACTCTTTCGGCATACTTCGTAGTTTTGATTACTGGACTGATTGCTGGTTTCTCAAGCTGTGCATCATTAGTGGGAGGCCTCCTGCTTTCGATGAGCAAACAGTGGAACGCCCTTAACAACAAGAGCAATGATACAAAGTTGAGGGCTATTCCATATGTTATGTTCAACGTCGGTAGGCTGATTGCCTTCCCACTTTTCGGTGCTTTGCTTGGATTGCTCGGTAGCAGATTTGGACTTTCGCTTGAGATGAGCTCGCTGCTTGTACTTGCAGTCGGAGTGTTGATGTTTGCACTTGGTGGTCAGATGCTTGGATGGAAGAGGTTCCGTGGTGTCTCGATACGAGCACCGAAGTTTGTGACAGATAGGTTTGTTGATGAATCGAAGTTCAACGGAAAGGTGTTTCCATTCCTGGTTGGTATGATGACGATTTTCCTGCCTTGTGGATTTACAGCCTTGGCGATGACAGCGGCAGTGCTTTCGGGTGATCCGTTGACTGGTGCACTTGTGATGTTGCTGTTTGCACTTGGTACACTTCCAGCTTTGATCGGAATCTCAGTATTAAGCATATACTCGGATAAGAGCGTCAGATTTGGAAGCTATTTTACAAAAGTTGCTGGCTATGTAGTGGTCTACTTTGGACTGGCAAGCATAAATGCGCAATTCAAAGTGCTTGGTGTGCCAAGCCTATCATCGGTTACCGATATCTACAGCTTGATTGAATTCGGCGTGTTTCTAACGATGTTTGCGACTCTGATTACATTGATAATCCGCAATCTTGGGTATGTGAAGCGAGTTGATGGGGCTATGGCGAAGATTTACAGATTGATGCTGGCATTTATATACCTGCTTCTATTTGTAAGTTTTATGGTGAGTTACAATTTAATAATGCCGTGGGAATACGATTTTACTAAGCTAAGTTAA